In Chromatiaceae bacterium, the DNA window ACCGTCGCAGCGGGTGGCACCTTCATCTCCTCTTCGATCCGCAGCAAGCTCCGCGAGCTCCAACGCAGCGGATGCACAACGGTCGCCCTATCACCGCGGGAGCGCGAGGTCATCCGGCTAATCGCGCTTGGCAACAGCAGCAAAGAGATCGGACGGATCATGGCCATCAGTCCCAGGACCGTGGATACATACCGTAACCGGTTTATGGATAAGCTTGGGCTACATACCCTGGCCGAGGTGGTGCGGTATGCGGTTCGGGCGGGGATGGTCACTTAGCGGCGTGCCCACCGCCACGGACACACCGACTGCTTACCTCGCCCTGTAACAATCCGAAGAAGCGGCACAGGGGGTATGGAGAGCGTACCCCTGCCTTCAATCATGCATGCGCCGACCGAGCTCGTTCGTGCGTGGGCACCTGTTCAGGCGTTAGCGAGGCCAGAGCCTGCTCTCCTACAACCCCTACAGCAAGGTGGCTGCTGGCGAGCCGCTTTCCCGGACACATGCCCGGATGGCTGCAACCAACTCGGCCGCTGAGCATCCCTTGTGCTTATAATCGACGGCACCGGCCTCCAGCATGATCTGGGCACGTTCCTGATTTTGAAAAATGGACAAACCAATAATCCGGATATCTGGATACTCTTGATGAATGACTCGCGTAGCCTGTATGCCGTTACTCTGCGGCATGCTGATGTCCATTAGGATAACGTTCGGCTTAAGCTTACGCGCGAGATCAATCGCTTCGCGCCCGTCTTTGGCATAACCGACAACAACGATATCCGGCTCCTTCTGCAATAGCCGATCAATGCCATCGCGGAACAGGGCATGGTCGTCTGCCAGCAGCACGCGAATGCCTACGCCTACAGCTTGGGGATCAACAGGTTTTTGCCCCGATTGATTAGCCGTGGTAGATTCCAAACCAGCAGCAGGCAGAACGTCCGGCTGATGGCTCATTAAGGTAAGGGGAACCGTCAGGGTGAAACAGCTTCCTTTTCCTTGCTTCCTCCGCTCCCGAAAGGGAGCGGCTGTAACTGGAACCGTCAGGGTGAAACAGCTTCCTTTTCCTGGGGCACTGACGATATCAAGATTTCCGCCAAACAGCCTGAGCCGCTCGATGACGCTGAATAATCCGAGCCCACTCCCGTTAACGCTCCCTGACCTGAAAATGCTGTGGACATCGAAACCCACACCCTGATCGCTGATGGTGACCCTCAGTGTGGTTGCATCTATTTGCTGCAGGCTCAAGCACGCTCGGCTAACGTTTGAATGCTTACGGGCATTGAAGAGCAACTCCCGGACCACCTCAAATAAGAAAATCTTCACGTCCTCCGCTAGAAAAATGACCTCCGGCTGCATTACAAGATCGATGTTCATGTCATGTTTGTCGCACATCCAGTGACCCAGCCATTCCATGATAGCCTGTAAGCTTCCCTCTTGCAGGATGGGCGGGTATAGCTCGGTAGCCAGGGAGCGGGACATGGTCAATGAATCGTCCAAGATTGCTACGATCTGCGTCACTTCCTGGCCCATTCCCTCAAGGCAGGACAAACGCAATTTCGCCGATGCCAGCATTTGCTGGAGATGATCATGTAGAATCCTGGCCAATCGCTTGCGTTCACAATGCTCAGCCATCGTCAATTGACCGGCCAGGGCACGTAGCTGGTTTGTAAGAGTTTGTAACGCCTCATTCGCCGATGAGAGTTTAAGTTCGGTTTGTTGGCGATGCTCGATTTCGACCTGGAGGGTATCCACAGTTTGACGCAAGGCGGCAGTGCTTTCCCGGACCCTCTCGTCGAGTAGCTCATTGGCCTGCCGCAGGGCGCGCTCGGTTGTAAGCAGGTTTAGCTCGACCATTTTAGGAG includes these proteins:
- a CDS encoding PAS domain-containing protein, translated to MTKKQIPSGQAGDLRRRAKERARMDETKNKETPCPKKTQQRCHELQVRHATLEMQNEELHRSQKALEASRAAYMDLYDLAPIGYFTASERGVILAANLTAATLLGVPRETLLQQPMSHFVLPEYQGILYQCHQRLFETGSPQNCELRMLRTAASPFWARLDGTADQDRETGAPLCRVVMSDIGDRKLAEMALLESQQRYAITLTAISDGLWDWDIPSGKAFFTEQYYSLLGYENHEFPASYAAWRERVHPEDIVQAEQMLRASIDAGVGFEIHVRMRVKSGQWQWVSARGKVIERDATGTALRMVGTLRDITTPKMVELNLLTTERALRQANELLDERVRESTAALRQTVDTLQVEIEHRQQTELKLSSANEALQTLTNQLRALAGQLTMAEHCERKRLARILHDHLQQMLASAKLRLSCLEGMGQEVTQIVAILDDSLTMSRSLATELYPPILQEGSLQAIMEWLGHWMCDKHDMNIDLVMQPEVIFLAEDVKIFLFEVVRELLFNARKHSNVSRACLSLQQIDATTLRVTISDQGVGFDVHSIFRSGSVNGSGLGLFSVIERLRLFGGNLDIVSAPGKGSCFTLTVPVTAAPFRERRKQGKGSCFTLTVPLTLMSHQPDVLPAAGLESTTANQSGQKPVDPQAVGVGIRVLLADDHALFRDGIDRLLQKEPDIVVVGYAKDGREAIDLARKLKPNVILMDISMPQSNGIQATRVIHQEYPDIRIIGLSIFQNQERAQIMLEAGAVDYKHKGCSAAELVAAIRACVRESGSPAATLL